The Ascochyta rabiei chromosome 5, complete sequence genome has a segment encoding these proteins:
- a CDS encoding 4-aminobutyrate--2-oxoglutarate transaminase, translated as MLQRGSSSALRAVAPTVTRPTTQSVQRSFSSTRLTSTDVDNATFGEQHIAKGIGRLTKHVFEEGRGTYITTDKGVKLLDMTAGIGVVNLGHCHPKVSAAAAAQCSKITHAQVNIGFSSAQIALLKELIPILPHKSLDTVFLWNSGAEAVEAAVKLARGATKKPNVIVMQGSYHGRTNATASMTRSKTIYGEGHGPLMGGVFATAFPYYSQFGGATPDTPTSELVNQALLQVKLTLQQQTSPSDTAAIILEPVLGEGGYVPAPAAFLHGLRKICDDNKILLIADEVQSGMGRTGHMFFVEESGVRPDILIFAKGIANGFPLSGIASSRELMDLQKPGSMGGTYAGNAVACAAAKAVIEAFREENILDNVAARSRQIFSFLEDLKSSGTKAGNLIEDVRGKGLMVGVQFANTELQHDSSNAASRQASAQPQIAPKVVQECIKRDMLLLSTSVFDVLRFIPPLTISEDEMTQACKIFKESLEAVAEGL; from the coding sequence ATGCTGCAGAGGGGCTCTTCTTCAGCTTTGCGCGCCGTTGCGCCCACTGTCACACGCCCCACCACTCAAAGCGTCCAGCGATCCTTCTCTTCGACGCGGCTAACTTCCACTGATGTCGACAATGCAACTTTCGGCGAACAACACATTGCAAAGGGCATTGGGCGCCTCACGAAGCATGTTTTCGAAGAAGGCAGGGGCACTTATATCACCACCGACAAAGGTGTCAAGCTGCTCGACATGACAGCTGGGATTGGCGTTGTGAACCTTGGCCACTGCCATCCCAAAGTCAgcgccgctgccgccgcaCAATGCAGCAAGATTACCCACGCCCAAGTCAACATTGGATTCAGCTCTGCGCAAATTGCACTTCTCAAAGAGCTGATCCCCATCCTCCCTCATAAATCTCTTGACACAGTCTTTCTTTGGAACTCTGGGGCAGAGGCAGTTGAGGCAGCTGTGAAATTGGCTCGCGGCGCTACGAAGAAACCCAACGTCATCGTCATGCAAGGCTCTTACCACGGCCGTACAAACGCCACGGCCTCAATGACACGGTCCAAGACCATCTACGGCGAGGGTCACGGACCATTGATGGGTGGTGTCTTTGCGACCGCGTTCCCTTACTATAGCCAGTTTGGCGGCGCTACGCCAGACACTCCTACAAGCGAGCTCGTTAATCAGGCGCTACTTCAGGTGAAGCTCACACTGCAGCAGCAGACATCACCCTCGGACACCGCCGCTATCATCCTCGAGCCGGTTCTTGGCGAAGGTGGTTACGTCCCAGCGCCTGCAGCGTTCTTGCATGGCCTGAGAAAGATCTGTGACGATAACAAGATTCTCCTCATTGCGGATGAAGTGCAATCTGGCATGGGTCGCACAGGGCACATGTTTTTTGTAGAGGAATCTGGTGTTCGGCCTGACATTCTGATCTTTGCCAAAGGTATCGCCAATGGCTTTCCACTCTCTGGAATCGCGAGCTCAAGGGAGCTCATGGATCTGCAGAAGCCAGGTTCGATGGGCGGTACATATGCTGGCAACGCTGTTGCTTGTGCCGCTGCCAAAGCGGTCATTGAGGCGTTCCGTGAGGAGAATATCCTTGACAACGTGGCCGCGCGTTCCCGGCAGATCTTCTCTTTCCTTGAGGACCTGAAATCTTCAGGTACAAAAGCCGGCAACTTGATTGAAGATGTCCGTGGGAAGGGGCTCATGGTCGGTGTCCAATTTGCGAACACAGAACTTCAACATGACTCTTCGAACGCTGCATCACGACAAGCAAGTGCTCAGCCGCAAATCGCACCAAAGGTGGTTCAAGAGTGCATCAAGCGGGACATGCTACTTCTCAGCACATCAGTATTCGATGTTCTGAGGTTCATACCGCCGCTTACAATTAGCGAAGATGAGATGACCCAGGCATGCAAGATTTTCAAAGAGTCCTTGGAAGCAGTTGCGGAGGGTTTATAA